One Pseudomonadota bacterium genomic window carries:
- a CDS encoding AbgT family transporter, with translation MTTDTVERRGVLAAIERIGNRLPDPVFIFVWLIAILVVVSVIASLAGLSAEHPITDQPVDATSLLSPDNLRRLLTDMPATFTHFHPLGYVLVVMLGAG, from the coding sequence ATGACCACAGACACTGTTGAGCGCAGGGGCGTGCTAGCCGCCATCGAGCGGATTGGCAATCGCCTACCCGATCCGGTCTTCATCTTTGTCTGGCTGATCGCGATCTTGGTCGTGGTCAGCGTGATCGCCTCGCTCGCCGGCCTGTCGGCCGAGCACCCGATCACCGACCAGCCGGTTGACGCGACCAGCCTGTTGTCGCCCGACAACCTGCGCCGGCTCCTGACCGACATGCCGGCGACCTTCACCCACTTCCATCCGCTGGGCTACGTGCTTGTCGTCATGCTGGGCGCGGGC